A window from Brachionichthys hirsutus isolate HB-005 chromosome 4, CSIRO-AGI_Bhir_v1, whole genome shotgun sequence encodes these proteins:
- the agpat9l gene encoding glycerol-3-phosphate acyltransferase 3-like produces MEDFWASMLWTLRIWLYLIVSLIMIPAMFGFSLGISETYMTILVKTLEWATLKLQKAVTNEGTFKGSPSNGLIKREDGSMEKELEELRRSSPKPRVGGGFTFSDCFYFSRRGIESIVEDEVTQRFTSEELVSWNLLTRTSNDFQYISLKLTLVYGLGILVRYCILAPLRLTLAFIGLTWLVIGTSAVGLLPNWRMKLWLSEWVHVICYRICARGLSATIRYHNWENKPRKGGICVANHTSPIDIVILCNDGCYAMVGQIHGGLMGVIQRAMVRSCPHVWFERAEMKDRHLVTRRLTDHVNDKTKLPILIFPEGTCINNTSVMMFKKGSFEIGATIYPVAIKYDPKFGDAFWNSSKYSMVNYLLRMMTSWALVCNVWYLPAMHQQKGEDAVQFANRVKSAIAHQGGLVDLQWDGGLKRAKVKDLFREQQQKQYSSMVVGDDDDGSSSD; encoded by the exons ATGGAGGATTTCTGGGCAAGCATGCTTTGGACACTAAGGATATGGCTGTACCTCATTGTCAGCCTGATCATGATTCCAGCCATGTTTGGCTTCTCGCTGGGCATTTCTGAGACCTACATGACCATTCTGGTCAAGACCTTAGAG TGGGCCACGCTGAAGCTGCAGAAGGCCGTTACAAATGAAGGAACATTCAAAGGCTCACCATCTAATG gtCTCATCAAGAGGGAGGATGGCTCTATGGAGAAAGAGTTAGAGGAGCTCAGACGAAGTAGCCCCAAACCACGAGTGGGCGGTGGCTTTACATTCAGCGATTGTTTCTACTTCTCCAGGAGAGGAATCGAAAGCATTGTAGAAGATGAG GTGACCCAGCGGTTCACCTCAGAGGAACTGGTGTCCTGGAACTTGCTGACTCGCACCAGCAATGATTTCCAGTACATCAGCCTGAAGCTGACTCTGGTCTACGGCCTTGGAATCTTGGTGAGATACTGCATCCTCGCCCCTCTCAG GTTAACATTGGCCTTCATTGGCCTTACCTGGTTGGTCATTGGCACATCTGCTGTAGGATTGCTTCCTAACTGGAG gaTGAAGTTATGGCTCAGTGAATGGGTCCATGTGATTTGCTACAGGATCTGTGCTCGAGGACTCTCGGCCACCATCCGCTATCACAACTG GGAAAATAAGCCCAGAAAAGGAGGAATCTGTGTCGCCAATCACACCTCGCCTATAGATATCGTGATTCTCTGCAATGATGGATGTTATGCGATG GTGGGCCAGATTCACGGGGGCTTGATGGGGGTCATCCAGAGAGCGATGGTCAGGTCCTGCCCTCATGTTTGGTTCGAGCGAGCAGAGATGAAAGATCGCCACCTAGTGACCAGACG GTTGACGGATCATGTGAATGACAAGACAAAGCTTCCGATATTGATATTTCCAGAGG GTACCTGTATTAATAACACATCTGTCATGATGTTTAAAAAGGGAAGCTTTGAAATCGGAGCAACAATATACCCGGTAGCCATTAAG TATGACCCAAAGTTTGGGGACGCCTTCTGGAACAGCTCCAAGTACAGCATGGTCAATTACCTGCTGAGGATGATGACCAGCTGGGCCCTTGTTTGCAATGTCTGGTACCTGCCAGCCATGCACCAGCAG AAGGGAGAAGACGCTGTCCAATTCGCCAACAGAGTGAAGTCCGCCATCGCTCACCAGGGGGGGCTGGTGGATCTGCAGTG GGATGGAGGCCTGAAGAGAGCAAAGGTGAAAGACTTGTTTAGAGAGCAACAGCAGAAGCAGTATAGCAGCATGGTGGTGGGAGACGACGAcgacggcagcagcagcgactga
- the myl7 gene encoding myosin regulatory light chain 2, atrial isoform, giving the protein MFEQSQIQEFKEAFGCIDQDRDGVIKKQDLKETYGQLGKLNVNDEELDGMLNEGKGPINFTVFLSLFGEKLNGTDPEDTILAAFKLFDPNATGFVNKDEFRRLLMNQADKFTAEEVDQAFALAPIDPTGNIDYKSLCYIITHGDEKEES; this is encoded by the exons ATGTTTGAACAGTCTCAGATACAGGAGTTCAAAGAG GCTTTTGGCTGCATTGACCAAGACAGAGATGGAGTTATAAAAAAGCAGGACCTGAAGGAGACCTATGGACAGCTGG GAAAACTTAATGTCAATGATGAGGAGCTGGATGGAATGCTGAATGAGGGGAAGGGTCCCATCAACTTCACCGTGTTCCTGTCTCTGTTTGGGGAGAAGCTCAATG GTACTGACCCTGAAGACACCATACTTGCTGCCTTCAAACTTTTTGACCCCAATGCAACAGGCTTTGTTAATAAGGATGA GTTTAGACGATTGCTAATGAATCAGGCCGATAAATTCACAGCAGAGGAG GTGGATCAGGCCTTTGCTCTCGCTCCCATTGACCCTACTGGCAACATCGACTACAAGTCGCTCTGCTATATTATCACTCATGGGGACGAGAAGGAGGAATCCTAA